Proteins encoded in a region of the Loxodonta africana isolate mLoxAfr1 chromosome 22, mLoxAfr1.hap2, whole genome shotgun sequence genome:
- the NKTR gene encoding NK-tumor recognition protein isoform X7 codes for MPAVTVEPEPKIPDVAPIVNDQKPSVSKSGRKIKGRGTIRYHTPPRSRSCSESDDDDSSETPPHWKEEMQRLRAYRPPSGEKWSKGDKLSDPCSSRWDERSLSQRSRSWSCNGYHSDLSTARQSDGHHRKRRKERKAKHKKKAKKQKHCRRHKQTKKRRVTVPSDVESSKSSTRRMKFSCDRERRTRSSSLSSRHSSKRDWSKSDKDNQSSSTNSSRGSYRSKSRSRSYSRGSSRSRTASRSSSHSRSRSKSRSSSKSGHQRTASKSPRTASQLSENKPVKTEPLRVMVPQNENIVVQPVVAENIPVIPLSDSPPPSRWKPGQKPWKPSYERIQEMKAKTTHLLPTQSTYSLANVKETGSSSSYHKREKHSESDRSAYSKYTDRSSESSPRSRSRSSRSRSYSRSYTRSRSLASSHSRSRSPSSGSHSRNKYSGHSEYSRSSSYSSVSSDDRRRTKRKFRSSGKKNSTSSTRHSSSSEKALGSKYVKGRDKSSYQRKYSESRSSLDYSSDSERSSVQAVQSAQEKEKQVQMEVTNNKQEKKRDEEKSKPEREWPRSKKRTLKENLSDHARNGSKPKKKNYAGSKWDSESNSERDVTKNSKNDSRPSSDKEEGEATSDSESEFGEIHIKAKPTTKSLANTSLPDGGGVWKPSKQRSSASDSGGSCSNSENNRGKPRKHKHGSKETLKREHTKKMKEKLKGKKDKKHKAPKRKQAFHWQPPLEFGEEEEEEINEKEITQESKEKKQVSENGETIKDNTQKNEKPCEDGSISGKPNTANISSDLEQHTKDGSKLSISPMVLNTEENIASSPPNIQHTEESVPSGVEDVLQTDDNMEICTPDRSSPAKAEEASPLGNSSFDTPDVSIVLKQDVQTDNPEAEVIKQESGVSESKMTGEKGEQDSGVASLASAVESTGKREMAEKSQASLMDNKWKPLQGVGNLAAPAVTSSTAVEVKALTAGPEMKPQGLRIEIKSKNKVRPGSLFDEVRKTARLNQRPRNRESSSDEQTASRDGDSQSRSLSRSRSKSETKSRHRTRSVSYSHSRSRSRSSTSSYRSRSYSRSRSRGWYSRGRTRSRSSSYRSYKSHRTSSRSRSRSSSYDPHSRSSRSYTYDSYYSRSRSRSRSQRSDSYHRGRSYNRRSRSYGSDSESDRSYSHHRSPSESSRYS; via the exons ATGCCTGCTGTCACTGTGGAACCTGAACC gAAGATTCCTGATGTTGCACCCATCGTAAATGATCAGAAACCATCTGTATCAAAGTCTGGACGGAAGATTAAAGGAAGGGGCACAATT CGCTATCACACACCTCCACGATCAAGATCATGTTCTGAGTCAGATGACGATGACAGCAGTGAAACGCCTCCACACTGGAAAGAGGagatgcagaggttaagagcgTACAGACCACCTAGTGGGGAGAAGTGGAGTAAAGGAGATAA GTTAAGTGACCCTTGTTCAAGCCGATGGGATGAAAGAAGCTTGTCGCAGAGATCCAGATCGTGGTCTTGTAATGGGTACCATTCAGACCTCAGTACAGCAAGACAGTCTGATGGTCACCATAGAAAACGCAGAAAGGAGAGAAAGGCTAAGCATAAAAAGAAAGCTAAAAAGCAGAAACATTGCAGAAGACACAAGCAGACTAAGAAGAGAAGAGTTACTGTACCTTCTGACGTAGAATCCTCAAAATCTTCCACCCGACGAATGAAATTTTCTTGTGATAGAGAGAGGAGAACTCGTTCTTCCTCACTGTCATCTCGTCACTCCTCAAAGAGGGACTGGTCTAAATCTGATAAAGATAACCAGAGCTCTTCAACCAATTCCAGCAGAGGCTCATACAGATCGAAGTCTCGCTCGAGGTCTTACTCTAGAGGAAGCTCAAGATCAAGGACTGCATCAAGATCTTCATCACATTCTCGAAGTAGATCAAAGTCTAGATCTAGTTCAAAGTCAGGTCACCAAAGGACAGCATCAAAATCACCAAGAACAGCCTCTCAGTTAAGTGAAAATAAACCAGTTAAAACAGAACCTTTAAGAGTAATGGTGCCACAGAATGAAAACATAGTAGTCCAACCAGTGGTGGCAGAAAATATTCCTGTAATACCGTTGAGTGACAGTCCCCCCCCGTCAAGGTGGAAGCCTGGGCAGAAGCCTTGGAAGCCCTCGTATGAGCGAATTCAGGAAATGAAAGCTAAAACAACCCATTTGCTGCCCACCCAAAGCACTTACAGCTTAGCAAATGTGAAAGAGACTGGTAGTTCATCATCCTACCATAAACGAGAAAAACATTCAGAAAGCGATCGGAGTGCTTATTCAAAATACACCGATAGAAGTTCAGAAAGTTCACCAAGGTCCAGGAGCAGATCTTCTAGGAGTAGATCTTATTCCAGATCATATACCAGGTCACGTAGTCTGGCTAGCTCTCATTCAAGGTCTAGGTCACCATCATCTGGATCACATTCACGAAATAAATACAGTGGCCATTCAGAATATAGTAGATCATCTTCGTACTCCTCTGTCAGCAGTGATGATAGAAGACGAACCAAGAGGAAATTTAGATCCAGTGGGAAGAAAAACAGCACTTCGAGTACAAGGCACAGCAGCAGCTCTGAGAAGGCACTTGGCAGTAAATACGTCAAGGGCAGAGACAAGTCTTCATATCAGAGAAAGTACAGCGAGAGCAGGTCGTCTTTAGATTATTCTTCAGACAGTGAAAGGTCAAGTGTTCAGGCTGTACAGTCAGCTCaggaaaaagagaagcaagtCCAAATGGAAGTAACTAATAATAaacaagagaaaaagagagatgaaGAGAAATCCAAGCCTGAACGGGAATGGCCTCGTTcaaaaaaaagaactttgaaagaaAATCTTTCTGATCACGCTAGAAATGGCAGTAAGCCCAAAAAGAAGAATTATGCTGGGAGTAAATGGGACTCTGAGTCAAATTCAGAACGAGATGTGACTAAAAACAGTAAAAATGATTCTCGGCCATCTTCTGATAAAGAAGAAGGTGAGGCCACATCAGACTCTGAGTCAGAGTTTGGTGAAATTCACATCAAAGCCAAACCCACAACAAAGTCTTTAGCAAATACTTCACTGCCTGATGGCGGTGGTGTTTGGAAACCAAGCAAACAACGGTCATCAGCTTCTGATTCTGGGGGGTCCTGTTCCAATTCAGAAAACAATCGAGGAAAGCCACGGAAGCACAAACATGGGTCAAAGGAAACTCTTAAAAGGGAACacaccaaaaaaatgaaagagaaattgaaagggaaaaaagacaaaaagcacaAGGCTCCAAAACGGAAGCAAGCTTTCCACTGGCAGCCTCCCCTAGAATTtggtgaagaggaggaggaagagataaatgaaaaggaaattactcaggagtcaaaagagaaaaaacaggtTTCTGAAAATGGTGAAACCATAAAAGATAACACTCAGAAAAATGAGAAGCCCTGCGAAGATGGCAGCATTTCAGGTAAACCTAATACAGCAAATATCTCCTCAGACCTTGAGCAGCATACTAAAGATGGTAGTAAACTCAGCATTTCTCCCATGGTTTTAAATACTGAGGAAAACATAGCCAGTTCACCCCCAAACATCCAGCATACTGAAGAGAGTGTCCCAAGCGGAGTGGAGGACGTGCTTCAAACAGATGATAACATGGAGATTTGCACCCCTGATAGGAGTTCCCCAGCAAAGGCAGAGGAGGCTTCCCCTCTAGGAAACTCAAGCTTCGACACCCCAGATGTAAGCATTGTTCTCAAGCAGGATGTGCAGACCGACAACCCTGAGGCGGAGGTAATAAAACAGGAAAGTGGCGTGTCTGAAAGCAAAATGACAGGGGAAAAGGGGGAACAGGACAGCGGTGTGGCCAGCTTGGCCAGTGCTGTAGAAAGTACTGGGAAGAGAGAGATGGCTGAGAAGAGCCAGGCCAGCCTCATGGATAACAAGTGGAAGCCCCTGCAAGGTGTGGGGAACCTGGCAGCACCCGCTGTTACCTCATCCACTGCTGTGGAAGTTAAGGCATTGACTGCTGGCCCTGAAATGAAACCACAGGGCTTAAGAATAGAAATTAAGAGCAAAAATAAAGTTCGGCCTGGATCTCTCTTTGATGAAGTAAGAAAGACAGCACGTTTAAACCAGAGGCCAAGAAATCGAGAGAGTTCAAGTGATGAGCAGACAGCTAGTCGGGATGGTGATAGCCAGTCCAGGAGCCTAAGTAGATCTCGAAGTAAATCTGAGACCAAATCAAGACACAGAACAAGGTCTGTCTCCTATAGTCACTCAAGAAGTCGATCCCGAAGTTCCACGTCCTCTTACCG ATCAAGAAGCTACTCAAGAAGTCGGAGCAGAGGATGGTACAGCAGAGGTCGAACAAGGAGCCGGAGCAGTTCCTACCGCAGTTACAAAAGTCATAG GACATCCAGCAGGAGCAGATCCAGGAGCAGCTCGTATGATCCCCACAGTCGGTCCAG CAGGTCCTACACTTATGATAGCTACTATAGCAGGAGTCGAAGTCGCAGCAGAAGCCAGAGGAGTGACAGTTACCACCGAGGCAGAAGTTACAATAGGCGGTCCAG